From a region of the Salarias fasciatus chromosome 6, fSalaFa1.1, whole genome shotgun sequence genome:
- the dpcd gene encoding protein DPCD — protein MASQSWMDVLKSAKKTALIHDGKRKIHYLFTDGKEMVEEYDLKTDELIVRKWRHKSTLGVQGQWQVEVGEPLTSSASTSASDVIKENCSNPIFMRKDTKNSFQWRIRNLFYPEDVFSVFVEPSERCIIIKTSNKKYYKKFSVADLDRSQLPLDGSALSFAHANNTLIVTYKKPKEILSLEQELLKELKKLKATAEGDVDCKTQ, from the exons ATGGCAAGTCAAAGCTGGATGGATGTCCTAAAATCAGCTAAGAAAACGGCTCTAATACACGATG GAAAGAGGAAGATCCACTACCTGTTTACAGATGGAAAAGAAATGGTCGAGGAGTACGACTTGAAGACAGATGAGCTCATCG TAAGAAAGTGGCGCCATAAAAGCACGCTCGGAGTCCAGGGCCAGTGGCAGGTGGAGGTCGGGGAGCCACTGACAAGTTCGGCCTCAACTTCAGCCTCTGATGTGATCAAAGAGAACTGCTCCAAT CCTATTTTCATGcgcaaagacacaaaaaacagtTTCCAGTGGAGAATCCGCAACCTTTTCTACCCCGaagatgttttcagtgtttttgtcgAGCCGTCTGAGAGGTGCATCATTATAAAAACCTCAAACAAAAA GTATTATAAGAAGTTCAGTGTTGCTGATCTGGACCGGAGTCAGCTGCCTCTGGACGGCTCCGCTCTCAGCTTCGCTCACGCCAACAACACTTTGATAGTCACT TACAAGAAACCCAAAGAGATCTTGAGCCTGGAGCaagagctgctgaaggagctgaagaagctgaaggCGACGGCTGAGGGGGACGTGGACTGTAAAACCCAGTGA
- the poll gene encoding DNA polymerase lambda, producing the protein MEPRHGIMKAFPKVKRAKVLPGKDVPPLKKTFHEFDLTGDAFNGVTVYIVPAGIGNARCQIFLKQIQQNGGQVESSLCPSVTHVVVDDNMDLDRALRLLKVDCMPSGVELVKCSWLSSCISGKQLLDVASYSLLLPKRDTEAKREDIKEEFPNMQPVPEASVEPAEGTTVNTTVPDSNEEAQGEEDGVSQNDLEALITGQHPKEEVEEKEAPGPSHDPGPDAAAPVPVSGKWVCARSSQSKTNNFNKHITDKLEVLAKAYTHQGDKWRALSYSKAVNALKSYHKPVTSYQEACQINGIGKRMADKIDEIMESGHLRKLDHIGEAVPVLELFSNIWGAGTKTAQLWYQQGYRTLEDIRTKAHLSNAQKIGLKHYDDFLDRMPREEAGEIEKVVREAALALDPGLLAVACGSYRRGKATCGDVDVLITHPDGTSHKGVFSRILQSLHDSGFLTDDLVSHEDNGEQKKYMGVCRLPGPGRRHRRLDIIVVPYGEFACALMYFTGSAHFNRSMRALAKTKRMSLSEHSLNKDVVRQGGVKMHGGTALPTLTEKDVFGLLGIPYRLPDERDW; encoded by the exons ATGGAGCCTCGTCACGGGATCATGAAAGCCTTCCCCAAAGTTAAACGGGCCAAAGTGCTACCAGGAAAGGATGTGCCCCCGTTAAAGAAGACATTTCATGAATTTGACCTCACAG GAGACGCTTTTAATGGCGTCACTGTGTACATCGTGCCAGCTGGAATAGGAAATGCTCGGTGCCAGATCTTCCTTAAACAAATTCAGCAGAACGGAGGCCAGGTAGAGTCCTCACTGTGTCCCAGTGTCACTCATGTTGTAGTGGATGACAACATGGACCTTGATAGGGCTCTGCGCTTGCTCAAAGTGGATTGTATGCCCTCTGGAGTCGAACTGGTAAAGTGCAGCTGGTTGAGCTCCTGCATCAGTGGGAAACAACTGCTGGATGTGGCCAGCTACAGCCTTCTTTTACCCAAGAG gGACACTGAAGCAAAGCGTGAAGATATTAAAGAAGAGTTTCCAAACATGCAGCCTGTCCCTGAAGCTTCCGTAGAGCCAGCGGAGGGGACGACTGTAAACACG ACAGTCCCAGACAGCAACGAAGAAGCTCAAGGAGAGGAGGACGGCGTCTCTCAGAACGATCTGGAAGCTCTCATCACTGGCCAGCACCCcaaagaggaggtggaggagaaggaggcgcCAGGCCCGAGCCACGACCCCGGTCCAGACGCTGCCGCTCCGGTTCCCGTCTCGGGGAAGTGGGTCTGTGCCCGGTCCTCCCAGTCCAAAACTAATAACTTCAACAAGCACATCACAGACAAACTGGAAGTGCTGGCCAAGGCCTACACTCATCAGGGAGACAAGTGGAGGGCGCTCAGCTACTCCAAGGCTGTCAACGCTCTCAAGAGTTACCACAAGCCCGTTACATCATATCAG GAAGCTTGCCAAATCAACGGAATAGGAAAACGTATGGCTGACAAAATTGATGAGATCATGGAGAGTGGCCACTTGCGGAAGCTGGATCACATTGGAGAGGCGGTTCCAGTACTGGAGCTGTTCTCCAACATCTGGGGTGCCGGGACGAAGACCGCACAGCTGTGGTATCAACAG GGATATCGCACTTTGGAGGACATCCGCACTAAAGCCCACCTGAGCAACGCTCAGAAAATCGGACTGAAGCACTACGATGACTTTCTTGATCGAATGCCAAGAGAAGAGGCAGGAGAGATAGAAAAAGTG GTGAGGGAAGCCGCGCTCGCTCTGGACCCAGGCCTGCTCGCCGTGGCCTGTGGCTCCTACCGGCGGGGAAAGGCCACGTGTGGCGACGTCGACGTACTGATAACGCACCCAGACGGCACGTCCCACAAGGGCGTCTTCAGCAGAATCCTACAGAGCCTCCATGACAGCG GGTTTCTGACGGACGACCTGGTGAGCCACGAGGACAACGGAGAGCAGAAGAAGTACATGGGCGTGTGCCGCCTGCCGGGTCCgggccgccgccaccgccggcTGGACATCATCGTGGTGCCCTACGGCGAGTTCGCCTGCGCCCTCATGTACTTCACCGGGTCGGCGCACTTCAACCGCTCCATGAGAGCGCTGGCCAAGACCAAGAGGATGAGCCTGTCCGAGCACTCGCTCAACAAGGACGTGGTCCGCCAAGGCGGCGTGAAGATGCACGGCGGCACGGCGCTCCCCACGCTGACGGAGAAGGACGTCTTCGGCCTGCTGGGAATCCCGTACAGGCTGCCCGACGAACGGGACTGGTGA